The genomic interval GAGGACGAACGGAATGCCGGCGAGCACGCCGACGACGAGCGCCTGCGTCACCGCCTCGTCGCGGCTGGCCTCCGCGCCCGCGCCGGTGTCCTGCGAGGAGAGCGCGATGGCCCCGCCGCCGAGGCCGAGGCCGACGCGGAGGGGAAACCGTGCGTACAGGTCCGCGAGGCCGATGGCGACGACGGCGGCGGGCGAGAACAGCGCCGTCACCAGCACGTCGGTGGTCCGCATCGCGGTGCGGAACACCTGCTCCGTCATCACGGGCCACGCCAGCGAGAAGACCCGCTTCCAGAGCCGACGGAGCCGCCCCGTATCCATTACCGGGACCGACGGACGACCGCGGTTTGAGGCTACCGGAGTCCAACGCTTTAGCCGGTGGCTCGCGAGGGGCGACCGTGCGCGTCTTCGTCTACGGCACGCTGTGCGACCCGGCCCGCGTCCGCGAGGTCGCGCCGTCGGCGGACCTCGGCCCCGCCGCGACGCTGTACGGCCTCCGCCGCGTCGAGGGCCGGTACCCGACGCTCGCGCCGGGCGGGTCGGTCGCCGGCCGAATCCTCCGAACCGACGACATCGCTGTGCTCGACGCCTACGAGGGGGTCGAGCGGGGACTCTACGTCCGGGTGTCGGTGCCCGCTGAGGAGGGGCCAGTCGAGACGTACGTCGGCGACCCGGACCGCCTCGACACCGCGGAGCCGGTCGCGTGGCCGGGGAGCGGGCCGCTCGCGGAGCGGGTCCGCGCCTACGTCGAGGACGAAGGCGTGACCGTCCGAATCGAGGGCTGACGGGCGGCCCGACGGCTCGGCGACGGTCGGGCCGCGCTCCCGCGGAGCCGTCGCCGCGACTGCTACGTCACACGGTCGCTGGCCGCGTCCCGGTACTTGAACCTCCGCGAGCGTACGCCGACCGGTGGGAGGCGTTTCGCCGCGACGAGCGGAGCGAGTCGCGGGACCGAGCCGCGACCGGAGGGAGCGGCGACGTGTCTTTTTGGTGCAGGTTTTTGCCGGCGGGCCCGCGGGCCCGCCGTGCAAAAAGGTGCGTTAGAAGGAAACGTTCGTCTCCATCCCGTCCGTGGCGTCCTCCAAGCCGTCCTCGGTGGCCTCCGTGGTGAAGTCCTCCGAGATGACGCCGAGCGCGTCCTCGAACTCCGAGCGGAACCGCTCGGAGACGCGCCGGGCCTCGTTGCGCGCCGTCACGACGCGGCGGTACTTCCGCACGGTCGACTCGGAGACGCCGAGTTCGTCGGCGGCCTCGGCGACCGTCGCGCCGTCGCCGAGCAGGCGGCGGAGCGCGGCCAGTTCGAACGGCGCGTCAAGGTCCCGCTCGCGCACGAGGTGCAGGTCGAGGCGTGCACGGATTACGGTGTCCCGGGAAACGCCGAGGTCGTCGGCGACGGCGGTATCGGTCTCGCCGCCGTAGTAGCCGCGGACGACCCGCACGAGCGCGTCGTCGTCGAGGTCCGTGGCGAACTCGTAGCGGTCGCGCATCTCGGCGACCACGGCCGCCACGCGCTCCGTCTCGCCCGCCTCGTCCCCCGCCAGCGACCCCCGCCCGGCCTCCTGCCGCTCCGTCACGGTCCCCTCCTCGGAGACCTCCATGAAGATGTCGCGGAGCTCCTCGGTCTTCTCGTCCATACGAACAGGCGTGTACGCGTCCGAGCCTGTTAGCCCTGTCGCTCGTTCGCACGGTCGGCTCGTCAACCGACACGAAAAAGTGGGTTTACGAGAACGGTCGGGCGAGATGACTCACGCACGGAGGCGACGATGAGCACGGAGACGCGGGAGGTGGACCTCGTCGGCGACGAGGTGGTCGGCAACGTCGCGCGCGCGGCGCTCGTCGCGGCGCTGACGGGCGCGTTCGCGTACGTGACGTTCCCGAACCCGGTGTCGCCCACGTCGGTCACGCTGCAGGTGCTGGGCGTGTTCCTCGCCGGCCTCCTGCTCGGCCCGGTCTGGGGCGGCGTGTCGATGGTGCTGTACCTCGCGGCGGGCGCGGTCGGCGCGCCCGTGTTCCTCGGCGGGTCGGCCGGCTTCGGCAGCCTCGTCGGGACGACGGCGGGCTACCTGTGGTCGTACCCGCTCGCAGCGTTCGCGGTCGGGTTCGTCGCCTACGGCGGCCTCGACACGGGCGCGGACCTCGACGCCGGCCTGCCTCGGCTGGTCGGGGCGCTGACGCTCGGCACCGTCGTCATCTACGCGCTCGGCGTCGCGGGGCTGATGGTCGTCGGCGGACTCGGCCTCGAAGCCGCGGTCGTGGGCGGCGCGCTCACGTTCATCCCGGCCGAGGCGCTGAAGGCCGCTGTCGCCGTCGGCGTCGTCCGCTCGGGCGACATCGCCGCCGCGTGATAGAGATAGAGGGGCTGGTCCACCGCTACGGCGACACGGCCGCGGTGGACGGCGTCACGCTCTCGCTCGCCGACGGCGAGTACGTCGTCCTCGCGGGGCCGAACGGCTCCGGCAAGTCGACGCTCGTGCGCCACCTCAACGCCCTGCTCGAACCGGACGAGGGCGAGGTGCGCGTCGACGGGGTTCCGGCCCACGAGGACCCCGTCGCGGCCCGTACCGCCGTCGGGATGACCTTTCAGGACCCCCGCGACGGCTTCGTCGCCGCGACGGTGCGCGCGGACGTGACCTTCGGCCCGGAGAACCTCGGCCTCCCGCGCGACGAGATAGAACGCCGGGCGGACGCCGCCCTCGCGGCCGTGAACCTCGACGGTCGCGGCGACGAGCGCATCGACGCGCTCTCGGGCGGCGAGCGCACCCGCGTCGCCGTCGCCGGCGCGCTGGCGATGGAGCCGGACCACCTCGTCCTCGACGAGCCGTTCGCCGGCCTCGACTGGCCCGCCCGCCGCGAACTGCTGGCGCGGCTCGACGACCTCGTCGCCGGGGGAACCGGGGTGCTGGTCGTCACCCACGACCTGCGCGACCACCTGGAGCGGGCCGACCGCGTCGTCGTCCTCCGCGACGGCCGGGTGGCGCTCGACGCCCCGCCCGAGCGGGCGCGCGACCGCCTCGCCGAGTTCGACGTGCGCCCGCCGTGAGCTTCCGCTACGAGCCGGGCGACACCCTCGCCCACCGGCTCGACCCGCGGACGAAACTGTTCGTCCAACTCTCCGTCGCGGTCGCGGCGTTCGCCCACACCACGCCGCGCGGGCTGGCGGCGCTGACCGGGCTCGCGGCCGTCCTCCTCTATCTGGCGCGCACCTCCCCGGTCGCGGCGCTCGCGGAGGTGTGGGTGGCGCTCCCCCTGCTCGTCGCCGGGCCGCTGCTGGAGGGTATCACGCTCGCGCCGGTCGGCTTCTCCGTGGCGCAGGCGCGGTTCCCGGCGCTCGCCTCCTACCGGACCCTCGTCCTGCTCGTCGTCGCGGCCGCGTACGTGCGGACGACCCCGGTCAGGGAGTCGCGCGCGGCCGTCCAGCGCACGGTCCCGGGCAAGCCCGGGCAGCTGCTGGGACTGGGTATCGGGTTCGTGTTCCGGTTCCTCCCGCTCCTGCGCGACGACCTCTCGCGAATCCGGGACGCGTCGAGGGCCCGCCTCGGGGAGAACCGTCCCGTCCGCGAGCGGATGCGACTCGTCACCGTCGCGGGGCTGAACCGTGCGTTCCGCCGGGCCGACACCTTCGCGCTCGCGCTCCGGGCGCGGTGTCTCTCGTGGAACCCGACCCTGCCCGAGTTGCGCCTTCGCCGCCGCGACCTCCCGGCGCTCGCGCTCGGGGTCGCCCTGCTCGTCGCCGCCCTCCTGTGAGGTCGGAATCGCCCGCCCGCTCGTTCCCGTGGTGAGAAGATTTAAGCGCGCAGTCGCCCGTTCGCACGTATGTTCGGCCCGTTGCCTCTCCAGACCGGAGAGCAGGTAACCCGCGAGACCTTCTGGGGGATCTCGCCCGTCGGCGAGGTCGTCTTCTACTACCTCGCCGCGGTCACGATAATCGTCTTCGCGTACGGCGTTTACGCGCGGTTCGCACGCTACACGCAGGGTGACGAGGACTGGTTCGAGCGGCTCGACGACCTGCCCGGCCGCGTCGCGTCCGCCGCGAAGATCGTCGCCTCGAACGAGAAGCAGTTCAACCGCGACATCGTCGGCGGCGTGATGCACGCGTTCATCTTCTGGGGCTTTCTGACGCTGCTCATCGGCACGACCATCATCGCCATCGATATCGACATCTACCGCAACCTCACGATGCTGCTCACGGGTGAGCGGCAGTCCTTCTTCGTCGGCGACTTCTACCTCTCCTACTCGCTCGTGATGGACGCGATGGGGCTGCTGTTCGTCGTCGGCGTCGGCATCGCGCTGTGGCGGCGCTACGTCGCCCGCACCGACCGCCTCCACGGCAAGCACACCTCCCGCGAGGACGACTTCCTCGTCTGGTCGCTGTTCGCGCTCGGCGTCGGCGGCTACCTCCAGGAGGGCCTGCGCATCCTCGGCACGGCCGAGGTGACCGGCTCCGGCGTCACCTTCACCTCCTTCGAGCAGGTGTCGTTCGTCGGCTGGTTCGTCGCCGACGTGCTCCAGGTCGGCGGGATGACCCCCGCGATGGCCGAGGCCGCCTACCCCGTGATGTGG from Halosegnis marinus carries:
- a CDS encoding gamma-glutamylcyclotransferase family protein, producing the protein MRVFVYGTLCDPARVREVAPSADLGPAATLYGLRRVEGRYPTLAPGGSVAGRILRTDDIAVLDAYEGVERGLYVRVSVPAEEGPVETYVGDPDRLDTAEPVAWPGSGPLAERVRAYVEDEGVTVRIEG
- a CDS encoding helix-turn-helix domain-containing protein — translated: MDEKTEELRDIFMEVSEEGTVTERQEAGRGSLAGDEAGETERVAAVVAEMRDRYEFATDLDDDALVRVVRGYYGGETDTAVADDLGVSRDTVIRARLDLHLVRERDLDAPFELAALRRLLGDGATVAEAADELGVSESTVRKYRRVVTARNEARRVSERFRSEFEDALGVISEDFTTEATEDGLEDATDGMETNVSF
- a CDS encoding biotin transporter BioY: MSTETREVDLVGDEVVGNVARAALVAALTGAFAYVTFPNPVSPTSVTLQVLGVFLAGLLLGPVWGGVSMVLYLAAGAVGAPVFLGGSAGFGSLVGTTAGYLWSYPLAAFAVGFVAYGGLDTGADLDAGLPRLVGALTLGTVVIYALGVAGLMVVGGLGLEAAVVGGALTFIPAEALKAAVAVGVVRSGDIAAA
- a CDS encoding energy-coupling factor ABC transporter ATP-binding protein, which translates into the protein MIEIEGLVHRYGDTAAVDGVTLSLADGEYVVLAGPNGSGKSTLVRHLNALLEPDEGEVRVDGVPAHEDPVAARTAVGMTFQDPRDGFVAATVRADVTFGPENLGLPRDEIERRADAALAAVNLDGRGDERIDALSGGERTRVAVAGALAMEPDHLVLDEPFAGLDWPARRELLARLDDLVAGGTGVLVVTHDLRDHLERADRVVVLRDGRVALDAPPERARDRLAEFDVRPP
- a CDS encoding energy-coupling factor transporter transmembrane component T family protein, which produces MSFRYEPGDTLAHRLDPRTKLFVQLSVAVAAFAHTTPRGLAALTGLAAVLLYLARTSPVAALAEVWVALPLLVAGPLLEGITLAPVGFSVAQARFPALASYRTLVLLVVAAAYVRTTPVRESRAAVQRTVPGKPGQLLGLGIGFVFRFLPLLRDDLSRIRDASRARLGENRPVRERMRLVTVAGLNRAFRRADTFALALRARCLSWNPTLPELRLRRRDLPALALGVALLVAALL